A portion of the Halopelagius inordinatus genome contains these proteins:
- a CDS encoding MFS transporter: MTRPLFGTLCGLVFLVNLGRTAFAPLVETFQAQFGVGPAAVGIVTTLVWTGTALPRIPVGYLLTRVSRHRIVLATGVLLAAAAAFTASATSILMLQIGAFAIGVASGAYFVAAVPLVGELYPDAVGRSIGIHGTASQLAAVAAAPMAVYFLATASWRGTFWVLAVAAVVSTGLFYAIVRRMDGTPGTGADRDFAGALRHWRLILTGMFVIATAGFVWQGLFNFYVSYLVTAKAFSQNAASTMLTVVFAAGVPAFWLSGTLADRLPRIPYLICVLAAYVASLFALTAVQGFVPVLVVTAVVGYTVHSLFPALDAWLLGTLPEDVRGSAYAVFSGASLLLEANGSGAVGFLTEAGYGFDTVFRTFAGCLVVVVVSLTVLYLTGRLPGTGDSPRANGT, from the coding sequence GTGACGCGACCACTGTTCGGGACGCTCTGCGGGTTGGTCTTTCTCGTGAACCTCGGTCGGACGGCCTTCGCGCCGTTGGTCGAGACGTTCCAAGCGCAGTTCGGCGTCGGTCCCGCGGCCGTCGGGATAGTGACGACGCTCGTCTGGACGGGGACGGCGTTGCCGCGCATCCCCGTCGGATATCTCCTGACGCGCGTGTCGCGGCACCGCATCGTCCTCGCCACCGGGGTGCTTTTGGCCGCCGCCGCGGCGTTCACCGCCTCCGCGACGTCGATTCTGATGCTCCAAATCGGGGCGTTCGCCATCGGCGTCGCCTCCGGCGCGTACTTCGTCGCCGCCGTCCCCCTCGTCGGCGAACTCTACCCCGACGCCGTCGGACGGAGCATCGGCATCCACGGCACCGCCTCCCAACTGGCCGCCGTCGCCGCCGCGCCGATGGCCGTCTACTTTCTCGCGACGGCGTCGTGGCGGGGGACGTTCTGGGTGCTCGCCGTCGCCGCCGTCGTCTCGACGGGCCTCTTCTACGCGATAGTCCGCCGGATGGACGGCACACCCGGAACCGGCGCGGACCGCGATTTCGCGGGAGCGCTCCGACACTGGCGACTCATCCTCACCGGGATGTTCGTCATCGCAACCGCCGGGTTCGTCTGGCAGGGGCTTTTCAACTTCTACGTCTCCTATCTCGTCACCGCGAAGGCGTTCTCGCAAAACGCCGCGAGCACGATGCTCACCGTCGTCTTCGCCGCGGGCGTCCCCGCCTTTTGGCTCTCGGGAACGCTCGCCGACCGACTCCCCCGGATTCCGTATCTCATCTGCGTTCTCGCCGCCTACGTCGCGTCGCTTTTCGCTTTGACCGCGGTTCAGGGGTTCGTCCCGGTGCTCGTCGTCACCGCCGTCGTCGGCTACACCGTCCACAGCCTCTTTCCGGCGCTCGACGCGTGGCTTCTCGGCACGCTCCCCGAGGACGTTCGCGGGAGCGCCTACGCCGTCTTCAGCGGCGCGTCGCTTCTCCTCGAAGCCAACGGGAGCGGTGCCGTCGGCTTTCTCACCGAGGCGGGCTACGGGTTCGACACCGTGTTTCGGACGTTCGCGGGATGTCTCGTCGTCGTCGTCGTCTCGCTGACGGTGCTGTATCTCACCGGGCGGCTTCCGGGTACCGGCGACTCGCCGCGCGCGAACGGTACGTGA
- a CDS encoding ArsR/SmtB family transcription factor — protein sequence MSTLLPSDADVSSAEGDLRVLWLDDDEADRLIGCLSSETARSTLAALQRTPATASELADAVDTSLQNVRHHLENLRDANLVRVADTCYSVKGREMKVYAPTDGAFVVCVGGTDDRSAVLDELDRFADSLGYPADADDAESRPEE from the coding sequence ATGTCGACCCTCCTCCCGTCGGACGCCGACGTCTCGAGCGCCGAGGGTGACCTCCGCGTCCTCTGGCTCGACGACGACGAGGCAGACCGACTCATCGGCTGTCTCTCCTCGGAGACGGCTCGTTCGACGCTCGCCGCCCTCCAACGGACCCCCGCGACGGCGTCCGAACTCGCCGACGCGGTGGACACCTCCCTCCAGAACGTCCGCCACCACCTCGAAAACCTCCGGGACGCGAATCTCGTCCGCGTCGCGGACACCTGCTACTCGGTGAAAGGCCGCGAGATGAAGGTGTACGCGCCGACCGACGGCGCGTTCGTCGTCTGCGTCGGCGGAACCGACGACAGGTCGGCGGTTCTCGACGAACTCGACCGGTTCGCCGACTCTCTCGGCTACCCCGCCGACGCAGACGACGCGGAATCCCGACCCGAGGAGTAA
- a CDS encoding ATP-dependent DNA helicase, producing the protein MNTGARGANVSWQAVFGHREAYEEQADGIEAAAEAADDDGFLVVEGACGTGKTMLALTAGIDRVRDPESKYERVVVLTSVKQQLRQFEADLRTINENLPDDWRPVSGLTMVGKADVCPYSRETVAGIDDETVYDRCEGLRERTRNLVGDGGVTSTSSLVREAQAAQTGLLDSGSEGGPTYLETAGEPTPYLPETGEYEDTEFCPFYATFLDDLPEDGDPIEAVPFDVTELGLVDTEELVRLSAGYGTCPHSVMGAVLPHVEVVVGNYYHAFDATTVGSFTGALVDDSTFVVCDEAHMLEPRVRELVSDGVGDATLRDAESELTRVIQPLTFDDDGKGVEDAELVRGELEDADVTLRELEEVRDFIRELREEIDRRVTAHLDRTTPDWRADLTRLDDDEIPLRDPETPEVDEITEWAEEAGYDEGTWLRAEAVGAVVARVLNEVEAEDRRRASLPAGRTLANWAREDHETFFREITLDRTWDETERPQSWRRAYNAHLALHNCVPGDAIAERLDEFGGGVLMSATLAPLDVFREVTGLNALEASDRPVVERTYGLSFPEENRASFAVDAPKFTYENRGPPGEDNETRRAYVDAVEDIALSPGNVLVGMPSYAEAEWMAGALESRLQKPVLVDEASDDGATEALKADFFGGDEKVLVTSLRGTLTEGVDYRGDRLAAAVVCGVPIINTSSPRTRAVKTAYDRTFGDGHASDASGGPKGASASFDGFEAALTVPAVRKARQAIGRVIRGPEETGIRAFVDARYARESWNGVRDYFPPGEREEFRPVSPDMLRFGVERFWSEAE; encoded by the coding sequence ATGAATACGGGGGCGCGAGGGGCGAACGTGAGTTGGCAGGCGGTCTTCGGCCATCGGGAAGCGTACGAAGAGCAAGCCGACGGTATCGAGGCCGCCGCCGAGGCGGCAGACGACGACGGATTTCTCGTGGTCGAGGGCGCCTGCGGAACCGGAAAGACGATGCTCGCTTTGACCGCGGGCATCGACAGGGTTCGCGACCCGGAGTCGAAGTACGAACGCGTCGTCGTCCTGACGAGCGTCAAACAGCAACTGCGCCAGTTCGAGGCCGACCTGCGGACGATAAACGAGAATCTACCCGACGACTGGCGGCCCGTCTCGGGTCTGACGATGGTCGGGAAGGCGGACGTCTGTCCGTACAGCAGAGAGACCGTCGCCGGAATCGACGACGAGACGGTGTACGACCGGTGCGAGGGCCTCCGCGAGCGAACGCGAAACCTCGTCGGCGACGGAGGCGTCACCTCCACGTCGTCGCTCGTTCGCGAGGCGCAGGCGGCCCAGACGGGGTTGCTGGACTCGGGGAGCGAAGGGGGACCGACCTATCTGGAGACGGCGGGCGAACCGACGCCGTATCTCCCCGAGACGGGCGAGTACGAGGACACGGAGTTCTGCCCGTTCTACGCGACGTTCCTCGACGATCTGCCGGAGGACGGCGACCCGATAGAGGCGGTGCCGTTCGACGTGACCGAACTCGGATTGGTCGACACGGAGGAACTCGTCCGCCTCTCGGCGGGATACGGTACGTGCCCCCATTCTGTGATGGGTGCGGTCCTCCCGCACGTCGAAGTCGTCGTCGGCAACTACTACCACGCGTTCGACGCCACCACCGTCGGGTCGTTCACGGGCGCGTTGGTGGACGATTCGACGTTCGTCGTCTGCGACGAGGCGCACATGCTCGAACCGCGAGTTCGCGAACTCGTCAGCGACGGAGTGGGCGACGCGACACTCCGCGACGCAGAGAGCGAACTGACGCGCGTGATTCAGCCGCTGACGTTCGACGACGACGGCAAGGGCGTCGAGGACGCCGAACTCGTCCGCGGCGAACTCGAAGACGCCGACGTGACGCTTCGGGAACTGGAGGAGGTGCGCGACTTCATCCGCGAGTTGCGCGAGGAGATAGACCGTCGGGTGACGGCCCACCTCGACCGGACGACGCCGGACTGGCGCGCGGACCTCACTCGACTCGACGACGACGAGATTCCGCTCAGAGACCCCGAGACCCCCGAGGTAGACGAGATAACCGAGTGGGCGGAGGAGGCGGGCTACGACGAGGGGACGTGGCTTCGCGCGGAGGCCGTCGGGGCGGTGGTGGCCCGAGTCCTGAACGAAGTCGAAGCGGAAGATAGGCGGCGGGCGTCGCTCCCCGCGGGCCGGACGCTCGCAAACTGGGCGCGGGAGGACCACGAGACGTTCTTCCGGGAGATAACTCTCGACCGGACGTGGGACGAGACGGAGCGACCCCAGTCGTGGCGGCGGGCGTACAACGCCCACTTGGCGCTTCACAACTGCGTCCCCGGCGACGCCATCGCCGAGAGACTCGACGAGTTCGGCGGCGGCGTGTTGATGTCGGCGACGCTGGCTCCCTTGGACGTGTTCAGGGAGGTGACGGGGCTGAACGCCCTCGAAGCGTCGGACCGACCGGTCGTCGAACGGACGTACGGGCTCTCGTTTCCCGAGGAGAACCGCGCGTCGTTCGCCGTCGACGCGCCGAAGTTCACCTACGAGAACCGCGGCCCGCCCGGCGAGGACAACGAGACGCGGCGGGCGTACGTCGACGCCGTCGAGGATATCGCGCTCTCGCCCGGAAACGTCCTCGTCGGGATGCCGAGTTACGCGGAGGCCGAGTGGATGGCCGGCGCGTTGGAGTCGCGTCTGCAAAAGCCCGTCCTCGTGGACGAAGCCAGCGACGACGGCGCGACGGAGGCGCTGAAGGCCGACTTCTTCGGCGGCGACGAGAAGGTGCTCGTGACGAGTCTCCGCGGGACGCTCACCGAGGGCGTCGACTACCGCGGTGACCGCCTCGCGGCGGCCGTCGTCTGCGGCGTTCCCATCATCAACACGTCGAGTCCGCGGACGCGAGCGGTGAAGACGGCCTACGACAGGACGTTCGGTGACGGTCACGCGAGCGACGCGAGCGGGGGCCCGAAGGGCGCGTCAGCGTCCTTCGATGGGTTCGAAGCCGCGCTGACCGTCCCGGCGGTCAGGAAGGCGCGGCAGGCCATCGGACGCGTCATCCGCGGCCCCGAGGAGACGGGCATCCGCGCGTTCGTGGACGCGCGCTACGCCCGGGAGTCGTGGAACGGCGTCCGCGACTACTTCCCGCCGGGCGAACGAGAGGAGTTCCGGCCGGTGAGTCCCGACATGCTCCGCTTCGGCGTCGAGCGGTTCTGGTCCGAAGCGGAGTGA
- a CDS encoding DUF7576 family protein, giving the protein MVDPTSDLGEDVDESNAPECEHCGEMIVRSPTHRVVTWVEDGAARHRHFCSDDCRAAYDEQSA; this is encoded by the coding sequence ATGGTGGACCCCACATCAGACCTCGGCGAGGACGTAGACGAGAGCAACGCGCCCGAGTGCGAACACTGCGGAGAGATGATAGTTCGGTCGCCGACGCACCGAGTCGTCACGTGGGTCGAAGACGGAGCGGCGCGACACCGACATTTCTGCTCGGACGACTGCCGGGCGGCCTACGACGAGCAGTCCGCGTAA
- a CDS encoding DUF7511 domain-containing protein: MSDSPAHPTWTPEPRSSGDAVGDRAIDGREYALHSVVVEYDGRPDRCTIYPRRESCRDRMSSWLSADQSAFVGLEEYR, encoded by the coding sequence ATGTCCGATTCACCCGCACACCCCACGTGGACGCCCGAACCGCGGTCGTCCGGCGACGCCGTCGGCGACCGAGCGATCGACGGGCGCGAGTACGCCCTACATAGCGTCGTCGTCGAGTACGACGGCCGGCCCGACCGCTGTACGATCTACCCGCGCCGAGAGAGCTGTCGAGACCGGATGTCGTCGTGGCTGAGCGCGGACCAAAGCGCGTTCGTCGGCCTCGAAGAGTACCGCTGA
- a CDS encoding MutS-related protein, with translation MRLEDYWGVGPKTSEHLTETLGVERAVEAIEGADIRALSEAGVPRGRAVRILRRANGAAGMDALGTRDARDVYDELLTLASQYAVTEHAADRIRVTTPLEDPAAREDRLDGILAARDAWASLDDDARASVLDAFAEYDEAGGTDRAAVETALTLRAAGLRGQTFATLDGVDDEALRDASGALGYVNADGTVAAGADDELDALRETLESVRSLESGALDVLESVRSRGVQSLDEFRSAFVEYVARETDLRRGRIQSAAAEDAYDEADFASTSLRTLVEELESEVEKREAEVAADLREDVETAREDVDAAVEAVSDIAFELSLGRFAAEHDLHRPTLVEDGLAVSGARNLALSGDVQSVTYGVGTHSLGGDGETDDGPRPPSGDRVAVLTGANSGGKTTLLETLCQVALLAMMGMPVPAERAEVGSFDSVVFHRRHASFNAGVLESTLKSIVPPLSSGDKTLMLVDEFEAITEPGRAADLLNGLVDLTVRQDALGVYVTHLADDLDPLPPEARIDGIFAEGLTEELALRVDYQPRFGTVGKSTPEFIVSRLVANARDQSERMGFEALAAAVGEEAVQQTLSDVEWTES, from the coding sequence ATGCGACTTGAGGACTACTGGGGGGTCGGTCCGAAGACGAGCGAACATCTCACGGAGACACTCGGCGTCGAACGCGCCGTCGAAGCCATCGAAGGGGCCGATATCCGCGCTCTCTCGGAGGCGGGCGTCCCGCGCGGGCGGGCGGTTCGCATCCTCCGGCGCGCCAACGGGGCGGCGGGGATGGACGCTCTCGGGACGCGCGACGCCCGCGACGTGTACGACGAACTGTTGACGCTCGCGAGTCAGTACGCGGTCACCGAACACGCGGCCGACCGCATCCGCGTCACGACACCGCTCGAAGACCCCGCGGCGCGCGAGGACCGACTCGACGGAATCCTCGCGGCCCGGGACGCGTGGGCGTCGCTCGACGACGACGCTCGCGCGTCGGTGCTCGACGCCTTCGCCGAGTACGACGAGGCGGGCGGAACCGACCGCGCGGCGGTCGAGACGGCGCTCACGCTCAGAGCGGCGGGCCTCCGCGGGCAGACGTTCGCCACCCTCGACGGCGTCGACGACGAGGCACTCCGCGACGCGTCGGGCGCGCTCGGTTACGTGAACGCGGACGGCACCGTCGCGGCGGGCGCGGACGACGAACTCGACGCACTCCGCGAGACGCTCGAATCCGTCCGGTCGCTGGAGAGCGGTGCGTTGGACGTGCTCGAATCCGTCCGGTCGCGCGGCGTCCAGAGCTTAGACGAGTTCCGCTCCGCGTTCGTCGAGTACGTCGCCCGAGAGACCGACCTCCGGCGCGGGCGAATCCAGTCTGCCGCCGCCGAGGACGCCTACGACGAGGCGGACTTCGCGAGCACGTCGCTCCGAACGCTCGTCGAGGAACTCGAATCCGAGGTCGAAAAACGAGAGGCCGAAGTCGCCGCCGACCTCCGCGAGGACGTCGAAACCGCACGCGAGGACGTGGACGCGGCCGTCGAAGCCGTCTCGGACATCGCGTTCGAGCTCTCTTTGGGCCGGTTCGCCGCCGAACACGACCTGCACCGCCCGACGCTCGTCGAAGACGGACTCGCCGTCTCCGGCGCGCGCAACCTCGCTCTCTCCGGCGACGTGCAGTCGGTCACCTACGGCGTCGGGACGCACAGTCTCGGCGGGGACGGAGAGACCGACGACGGCCCGCGTCCGCCGTCGGGCGACCGGGTGGCCGTCCTCACCGGGGCCAACAGCGGTGGGAAGACGACGCTCCTCGAAACGCTGTGTCAGGTGGCGCTGTTGGCGATGATGGGGATGCCCGTCCCCGCCGAACGCGCCGAGGTCGGCTCCTTCGACAGCGTCGTCTTTCACCGCCGCCACGCCAGTTTCAACGCGGGCGTCCTCGAATCGACGCTGAAATCCATCGTCCCGCCCCTCTCGTCCGGGGACAAGACGCTCATGCTCGTCGACGAGTTCGAGGCCATCACGGAACCGGGACGGGCCGCGGACCTGCTCAACGGGTTGGTGGACCTCACCGTCCGGCAGGACGCACTCGGCGTCTACGTCACCCACCTCGCGGACGACTTAGACCCGCTTCCGCCGGAGGCGCGCATCGACGGCATCTTCGCCGAGGGGCTAACGGAGGAGTTGGCGCTTCGCGTCGATTACCAACCGCGGTTCGGCACCGTCGGCAAATCGACGCCGGAGTTCATCGTCTCTCGTCTCGTCGCCAACGCGCGCGATCAGTCCGAGCGGATGGGGTTCGAGGCGCTGGCGGCCGCCGTCGGCGAGGAGGCCGTCCAACAGACGCTCTCGGACGTGGAGTGGACCGAATCGTGA
- a CDS encoding UPF0058 family protein has translation MKKNELVHYHALLKQVSTDFVERGIVTREEFAEYEELGISPVALRASRDQHEEAVLLLSEILSVAAGREAEERASEEPTAGESPSTDEHALTTW, from the coding sequence ATGAAGAAGAACGAACTGGTACATTATCACGCCCTGCTCAAGCAGGTCTCGACGGACTTCGTCGAGCGAGGTATCGTGACCCGAGAGGAGTTCGCAGAGTACGAGGAACTCGGCATTTCACCCGTGGCACTCCGAGCGTCGCGCGACCAACACGAAGAGGCCGTCCTGCTTCTGTCGGAGATTCTCTCCGTCGCCGCCGGACGCGAAGCCGAAGAACGCGCCTCTGAGGAACCCACCGCGGGCGAATCGCCGTCTACCGACGAGCACGCTCTCACCACTTGGTAA
- a CDS encoding DUF7563 family protein yields MPECQNCGSFVTQNYVRVFTPQDNDDPRVCPHCEDMMRDGSEVREARSKRVT; encoded by the coding sequence GTGCCTGAGTGCCAAAACTGCGGGTCGTTCGTCACGCAGAACTACGTCAGAGTGTTCACGCCCCAAGACAACGACGACCCGCGCGTCTGTCCGCACTGCGAGGACATGATGCGCGACGGGTCCGAAGTCCGCGAGGCGCGGTCGAAGCGAGTCACGTGA
- a CDS encoding PAS domain-containing protein: MENTRDGPDGHLGTDVREHLDRISEAVFALDTEFRFTFLNEKAELLLERDEEELLGCVLWNEFPEAAETEFQRGYERALREMEDVTFTQYYDPSDAWFEVSAFPSETGLTVHFRDVTDRRERERRIEIQRDRLDLLETFTHVVADVSNATEEAVSRTHIEQMVCRRLVETTSMRFVWAGRVERGSDEIVPSAWAGHEDGYLDEVTITADGDSETGRGPAGRAVTTGDVQITQSTAAAPEFAPWREAALDRGYRSCASLPLQYDGEDYGVIGLYAGREKAFGESTDAEGPLDRLADTVAHAIDTVERRERERELRRRREEFSALVEDVEEYAIFRLDAEGYITSWNRGAEEIKGYEEHEILGRHFSTFYTESDADDGLPAELLERAATDGQVEHEGWRVRKDGSRFWASVAITALTDDDGNLRGYIKVVRDMTERKRRERRLEAVFDKTFQFMGLLEPDGTVVKVNDAAVEFAGESRDELLGRPFWEVPWWDAGGDVAGLRDAIEWAAAGEFVRYEENAKAADCEGDVTVDVSLTPVTNESGEVVLLVLEGRDITERKRREHELRRERERLEFMNRVLRHNLLNGLNVVSARADILADFVTDDGETHLETLRGRVGEMADTVETMRSFTRAIGDDSHNLEPVELGPTLERELEALDDAHDGAVVDAEGSIPDVEVMADELLSNVFEQILTNAVQHSDSPEPRVVVSVEPDAESVAVRVADNGPGVSDEAKERIVEKSVERLSTPGDGFGLFLVKELVDSYGGTIAVEDNDPEGTVFTVSIPRA, encoded by the coding sequence ATGGAGAACACTCGCGACGGTCCCGACGGCCACCTCGGTACGGACGTTCGAGAACACCTCGACCGTATCTCCGAGGCCGTCTTCGCCCTCGACACGGAGTTTCGGTTCACCTTCCTGAACGAGAAGGCCGAACTGCTGCTCGAACGCGACGAGGAGGAACTCCTCGGCTGTGTCCTGTGGAACGAGTTTCCGGAGGCGGCGGAGACGGAGTTCCAGCGAGGGTACGAACGCGCGCTTCGAGAGATGGAGGACGTCACGTTCACCCAGTATTACGATCCGTCAGATGCGTGGTTCGAGGTGAGCGCGTTCCCCTCGGAGACGGGGTTGACCGTCCACTTCCGGGACGTGACGGACCGACGCGAAAGAGAGAGACGGATAGAGATTCAACGCGACAGGCTCGACCTCTTGGAGACGTTCACGCACGTCGTCGCCGACGTCAGTAACGCCACCGAGGAGGCGGTCTCTCGGACCCACATAGAGCAGATGGTGTGTCGCCGCCTCGTCGAGACGACGTCGATGCGGTTCGTCTGGGCGGGGCGCGTCGAACGGGGGAGCGACGAAATCGTCCCCTCGGCGTGGGCCGGACACGAGGACGGCTACCTCGACGAGGTGACCATCACCGCCGACGGTGACAGCGAGACCGGTCGGGGACCGGCCGGACGCGCCGTGACGACCGGCGACGTACAGATTACGCAGTCCACGGCCGCGGCACCGGAGTTCGCCCCGTGGCGCGAGGCCGCACTCGACCGGGGGTATCGCTCCTGCGCCAGTCTTCCGTTACAGTACGACGGAGAGGACTACGGCGTCATCGGCCTGTACGCCGGTCGCGAGAAGGCGTTCGGCGAATCCACCGACGCGGAGGGACCACTCGACAGACTCGCGGACACCGTGGCTCACGCCATAGACACCGTAGAGCGCAGAGAAAGAGAGCGCGAACTGCGGCGTCGGCGCGAGGAGTTCTCCGCGTTGGTCGAGGACGTAGAGGAGTACGCCATCTTCCGCCTGGACGCGGAGGGGTACATCACGAGTTGGAACCGCGGCGCAGAGGAGATAAAAGGCTACGAGGAACACGAGATACTCGGCAGACACTTTTCGACGTTCTACACCGAGTCGGACGCCGACGACGGACTCCCGGCGGAACTCCTCGAACGCGCCGCGACGGATGGACAGGTCGAACACGAGGGGTGGCGCGTCCGGAAAGACGGGTCGAGGTTCTGGGCGTCCGTCGCCATCACGGCGCTTACGGACGACGACGGAAACCTCCGCGGGTACATCAAAGTCGTCCGCGACATGACAGAGAGGAAGCGCCGCGAACGCCGCTTGGAGGCGGTGTTCGACAAGACGTTCCAGTTCATGGGCCTGTTGGAACCCGACGGCACGGTGGTGAAGGTAAACGACGCGGCGGTGGAGTTCGCAGGAGAGAGCCGAGACGAACTGCTCGGCCGGCCGTTCTGGGAGGTGCCGTGGTGGGACGCGGGCGGCGACGTGGCGGGCCTGCGCGACGCCATCGAGTGGGCCGCCGCGGGCGAGTTCGTCCGGTACGAAGAGAACGCGAAAGCGGCCGACTGCGAGGGCGACGTGACAGTCGACGTCTCCCTGACGCCCGTGACCAACGAGTCCGGCGAGGTGGTGCTTCTCGTCCTCGAAGGACGCGACATCACGGAACGAAAGCGGCGCGAACACGAACTGCGGCGCGAACGCGAGCGACTGGAGTTCATGAACCGCGTCCTCCGGCACAACCTCCTCAACGGACTGAACGTCGTAAGCGCCCGCGCTGACATCCTCGCGGACTTCGTCACGGACGACGGCGAGACGCACCTCGAAACCCTCCGCGGACGCGTCGGGGAGATGGCCGACACCGTCGAGACGATGCGGTCGTTCACGAGAGCCATCGGCGACGACTCTCACAACCTCGAACCGGTCGAACTCGGGCCGACACTCGAACGCGAACTGGAGGCGTTGGACGACGCTCACGACGGCGCCGTCGTCGACGCTGAGGGGTCGATTCCCGACGTGGAGGTGATGGCCGACGAACTGCTCTCGAACGTCTTCGAGCAGATTCTCACGAACGCGGTCCAACACAGCGACAGCCCCGAACCCCGGGTGGTGGTGTCCGTCGAACCGGACGCAGAGAGCGTCGCGGTTCGAGTGGCGGACAACGGCCCGGGCGTCTCGGACGAGGCAAAAGAGCGGATAGTCGAAAAGAGCGTCGAGCGGTTATCGACGCCCGGCGACGGGTTCGGTCTGTTCCTCGTGAAGGAACTCGTCGATAGTTACGGCGGGACGATAGCCGTCGAAGACAACGACCCCGAAGGAACCGTGTTCACGGTGTCGATTCCGCGCGCTTGA
- a CDS encoding bacterio-opsin activator domain-containing protein yields MSTKRSPSREREDKSAAPVVLVVDDDEDLADTCEYWLRDDYDVRVAYGGQEALDAADETVDVVLLDRRMPTVSGDDVLERLEKRGLDCRIAMMTAVEPDTDIVEMEFDDYLVKPVTKTDVRETVEELLVRSDFEEEVQRFFALESAESVLESRDREELRDPDTLESLHAHVESLRSEREDEIELRQRQLDHLHHVNNLLREVDRAIVDATTREEIAETVCLSVANEESYLGAWIARYNRAIDDVDARATAGVDAARLSDRSDAVRSLIRDAVESEEVRIVERLADDHRDAAFPMRDPGEAATAVAAIVVPLVYRETTYGALVVYADGPSEFFEERVEVFEQLGRSIGNGISAAESKRLLYSDTAVELEFEHTDDGDLFVELSRRLGGTLTLKGFAPEANGSVSCYVAAAGVDGETVLEEATKHAAVERARIVSQSDDETLLEWELTGSTLLATFVEFGADVKTLSVTDGEGTVVTTVSPDADLRALIDSVERSFGDVSVVAKREVERSVQSTESFRRELENRLTDRQRDVLETAFVSDYFEWPRGSTAEEVAASLGISAPTFHEHLRSGERKLIEAFFEETNLETGDGRTQSRAEND; encoded by the coding sequence ATGTCCACGAAGCGTTCGCCGAGCCGAGAGCGAGAGGACAAATCGGCGGCGCCGGTCGTTCTCGTCGTAGACGACGACGAGGATTTAGCGGACACCTGCGAGTACTGGTTGCGTGACGACTACGACGTCCGCGTCGCGTACGGCGGACAGGAGGCCCTCGACGCGGCGGACGAAACCGTCGACGTCGTCCTCCTCGACAGGCGGATGCCGACCGTCTCGGGGGACGACGTCCTCGAACGCCTCGAGAAACGCGGCTTGGACTGCCGTATCGCGATGATGACCGCCGTCGAACCCGACACCGACATCGTCGAGATGGAGTTCGACGACTACCTCGTAAAGCCCGTCACCAAGACGGACGTCCGCGAGACGGTCGAAGAACTGCTCGTCCGGTCCGACTTCGAAGAGGAAGTCCAGCGCTTTTTCGCCTTGGAGTCGGCCGAATCCGTCCTCGAAAGCCGTGACCGCGAGGAACTCAGAGACCCCGACACGCTCGAATCGCTCCACGCGCACGTCGAATCGCTCCGGAGCGAACGCGAAGACGAGATAGAACTGCGCCAGCGCCAACTCGACCACCTCCACCACGTCAACAACTTACTGAGAGAGGTCGACCGGGCGATAGTCGACGCGACGACGCGCGAGGAGATAGCCGAGACGGTCTGTCTCTCCGTGGCGAACGAGGAGTCGTATCTGGGCGCGTGGATAGCGCGCTACAACCGGGCTATCGACGACGTGGACGCCCGCGCCACCGCCGGCGTCGATGCCGCCCGCCTGAGCGACCGGTCGGACGCGGTGCGGTCGTTGATACGCGACGCCGTCGAGTCCGAGGAGGTCAGAATCGTCGAACGACTCGCGGACGACCACCGCGACGCCGCGTTTCCGATGCGGGACCCAGGGGAGGCGGCGACGGCCGTCGCCGCCATCGTCGTCCCGTTGGTGTACCGAGAGACGACGTACGGTGCCCTCGTCGTCTACGCCGACGGCCCCTCGGAGTTCTTCGAAGAGCGCGTCGAGGTGTTCGAACAACTCGGGCGGAGCATCGGCAACGGCATCAGCGCCGCCGAGTCGAAGCGCCTGCTCTACAGCGATACCGCGGTCGAACTGGAGTTCGAACACACCGACGACGGCGACCTGTTCGTCGAACTGTCGAGGCGACTCGGCGGAACGCTGACGCTGAAGGGGTTCGCTCCCGAGGCGAACGGGAGCGTCTCGTGTTACGTCGCCGCCGCGGGCGTAGACGGCGAGACGGTGTTAGAGGAGGCGACGAAGCACGCCGCGGTCGAACGGGCCCGAATCGTCTCTCAGAGCGACGACGAGACGCTGTTGGAGTGGGAGCTAACCGGGTCGACGCTGCTCGCGACGTTCGTCGAGTTCGGAGCCGACGTGAAGACGCTCTCGGTCACGGACGGCGAGGGAACCGTCGTCACCACCGTCTCGCCCGACGCGGACCTCAGAGCGCTCATCGACTCCGTCGAGCGGTCGTTCGGCGACGTCTCCGTCGTCGCAAAGCGAGAGGTAGAGCGGTCGGTCCAGTCGACGGAGTCGTTCCGCCGCGAACTGGAGAACAGGCTCACCGACCGCCAACGCGACGTGTTGGAGACGGCGTTCGTGTCGGACTACTTCGAGTGGCCCAGAGGAAGCACCGCAGAGGAGGTGGCGGCGTCGCTCGGCATCTCCGCGCCGACGTTCCACGAGCATCTGCGCTCGGGCGAGCGAAAACTCATCGAGGCGTTCTTCGAGGAGACGAATCTCGAAACCGGCGACGGACGCACGCAGAGTCGAGCGGAGAACGACTGA